The proteins below are encoded in one region of Mangifera indica cultivar Alphonso chromosome 7, CATAS_Mindica_2.1, whole genome shotgun sequence:
- the LOC123220902 gene encoding uncharacterized protein LOC123220902, protein MKKEKQEAQKRKYVPAGAMASYLRKDKQKHHMSQQSIEEQQVSISLRQKCKEPPAALVGQSQKAKGQSEKSKEHPEISVIQQQIMQQQFVNHRINIHSQQETYDLVVEEQVEKHNQLPKSSIQERKKQPSPKKNGQRIALCPAGSLSSYFKLKSRKEVQGQQSCEHQENEEHLEEVIREEQTPPNYHSFHNEHHQESMMEINEDYSYDTTIQSDDNQVPVKKKTRGPTLMKEIQLRKFEDRKPIMLNAHNQPIGPDEETLTEFRNFLGTVARNQQLAPLNHTNWSKMPSKDQIWEYVNRIYILPIASKKWVMNAIGDAWRTHKCKVKKTYFKKYATDEERMKNRPLEISELIFKELLQYWNDEDVQKIANINIENRKRQHDMHTTGPKSFASIYHNLQNSKENKEPPTKVEMYLATRKRKEGRAYQDDNSIREKIARIEELQSRGESGEMLEEVITELGQERPGRVLLMGRGVTPIDLRGKGPSKDNYKLPEECIESIKSTLEKEVEEKLEAERAIIAQMKEELEVEKEKMTKEITEMKEKMEAESATMAQQILSVLVNQIAQVNPTMNVDALGSLITGLNSLQGGSTVQNNKR, encoded by the exons atgaaaaaggaaaagcaagaggcacaaaaaagaaaatatgtacCAGCAGGTGCTATGGCCTCTTATTTGagaaaagataaacaaaaacACCACATGTCACAACAATCAATTGAAGAGCAACAAGTTTCAATTAGTCTTCGCCAAAAGTGTAAGGAACCACCAGCAGCTCTAGTTGGACAATCACAAAAGGCTAAAGGTCAATCAGAAAAAAGCAAGGAACATCCTGAAATTTCAGTTATACAACAACAAATTATGCAGCAACAGTTCGTCAATCACCGTATAAATATACATTCTCAACAAGAGACATATGACTTAGTGGTGGAGGAACAAGTTGAAAAGCATAATCAATTGCCTAAAAGTTCAATTCAG GAGAGAAAGAAGCAACCAAGTCCAAAGAAGAATGGGCAAAGAATAGCATTATGTCCAGCTGGATCATTGTCAAgttatttcaaattgaaaagtCGCAAAGAAGTTCAAGGGCAACAATCATGTGAACATCAAGAAAACGAAGAGCATTTAGAGGAAGTGATTAGGGAAGAACAAACTCCTCCTAATTATCATTCTTTTCATAATGAGCATCACCAAGAGAGTATGATGGAGATTAATGAAGACTACTCCTATGATACTACAATTCAATCTGACGATAATCAAG TTCCCGTTAAAAAGAAAACTAGGGGTCCAACTCTCATGAAAGAGATCCAACTTAGGAAATTTGAAGATCGCAAGCCAATTATGTTAAATGCTCACAACCAGCCCATAGGCCCTGATGAAGAAACATTAACTGAATTCAGAAATTTTCTTGGTACGGTGGCACGAAATCAACAACTTGCTCCATTAAATCATACTAATTGGTCGAAGATGCCATCAAAGGATCAAATTTGGGAATATGTTAAT AGAATATATATTCTTCCAATAGCAAGTAAGAAATGGGTGATGAATGCAATTGGAGATGCATGGCGAACACACAAATGCAAAGTAAAGAAGacttactttaaaaaatatgcaaCTGATGAAGAAAGGATGAAAAACCGTCCACTAGAGATTTCAGAACTAATTTTTAAGGAGCTTCTTCAATATtggaatgatgaagatgtgcag AAAATAGCTAATATCAATATTGAAAATCGCAAAAGACAACATGATATGCACACTACTGGTCCAAAAAGTTTTGCCAGTATCTACCATAATTTG CAAAATTCCAAGGAGAACAAAGAACCTCCTACCAAAGTTGAAATGTATCTAGCTACtcggaaaagaaaagaaggacgTGCATATCAAGATGATAACAgtattagagaaaaaata GCTCGAATTGAAGAGTTGCAATCCCGAGGAGAAAGTGGTGAAATGTTGGAAGAAGTTATAACTGAATTGGGGCAAGAACGACCTGGTCGTGTGTTATTAATGGGGAGAGGTGTTACACCAATTGACTTGAGAGGAAAAGGACCATCAAAGGATAACTATAAACTTCCAGAGGAGTGCATTGAATCCATAAAATCAACATTGGAAAAAGAAGTAGAGGAGAAGTTAGAAGCAGAAAGGGCAATAATTGCCcaaatgaaagaagaattaGAAGTTGAGAAGGAAAAAATGACTAAAGAAATTactgaaatgaaagaaaagatggAAGCTGAAAGTGCAACAATGGCACAACAGATCTTGTCAGTGCTTGTGAATCAAATAGCACAAGTTAACCCAACTATGAATGTGGATGCACTTGGTTCATTGATTACAGGACTTAATTCACTTCAAGGTGGTTCAACTgtacaaaacaacaaaaggtaa